The Pseudomonas azotoformans genome has a segment encoding these proteins:
- a CDS encoding fumarylacetoacetate hydrolase family protein — protein sequence MKLATLKDGSRDGRLVVVSRNLRYAVTPESYTTMQQALEAWSVAEPVLKQCYEALNRGEISHCFDLQPEMLESPLPRAYQWCDGSAFLNHGHLIQRAFDLPPQPEESVPLMYQGASDDFLGPCDDVILPSEEHGIDFEGEFAVVVDEVPMGCPASQALQYVRLVMLVNDVSLRGFIQREIKSGFGFLQAKPSSSFSPVAVTPQELGTAWRHGRVCLPLLVSWNHAWFGQPNGGEMSFSFAELIAHAALTRRLRAGTIIGSGTVSNVDCEAGSACISERRAIEIIENGQPRTRFMRHGDRVRLEALDSNGDSVFGAIDQRITVHPSPN from the coding sequence ATGAAACTCGCTACTTTGAAAGACGGTAGCCGGGACGGGAGGCTTGTGGTCGTTTCCCGGAATCTGCGCTACGCCGTTACGCCCGAGTCATACACTACGATGCAACAGGCTTTAGAGGCTTGGTCAGTTGCTGAGCCTGTATTGAAACAGTGTTATGAGGCTTTAAACCGCGGCGAAATATCCCATTGCTTTGATTTGCAACCGGAAATGTTGGAGTCACCTCTACCCCGTGCTTATCAATGGTGTGATGGTTCTGCTTTTCTCAATCATGGTCATTTGATTCAGCGAGCCTTTGATCTCCCGCCGCAACCGGAAGAGTCCGTTCCGCTGATGTACCAAGGAGCCAGTGATGACTTCCTCGGACCTTGCGATGACGTGATATTACCCAGTGAAGAGCATGGAATCGACTTCGAAGGCGAGTTCGCGGTCGTCGTAGATGAAGTGCCCATGGGATGCCCCGCTTCGCAGGCGTTGCAATATGTACGGTTGGTCATGCTGGTTAATGACGTCAGCTTACGCGGCTTCATACAACGTGAAATCAAGTCAGGCTTTGGCTTTTTGCAAGCCAAGCCTTCGTCCAGTTTTTCCCCGGTTGCCGTAACCCCTCAAGAGCTGGGCACAGCCTGGCGGCACGGGCGGGTTTGTCTGCCTTTGTTGGTGAGTTGGAACCACGCTTGGTTTGGGCAACCCAACGGCGGTGAGATGAGTTTCAGTTTTGCTGAGCTGATTGCCCATGCCGCACTCACACGACGCTTGCGCGCAGGGACCATTATCGGTTCAGGAACCGTTTCCAATGTTGACTGTGAAGCCGGTTCAGCCTGCATTTCCGAACGCCGTGCGATTGAAATTATAGAAAACGGTCAACCACGTACCCGGTTCATGCGGCACGGCGATCGCGTTCGTTTGGAAGCACTTGATTCAAACGGAGATAGTGTTTTCGGCGCGATCGATCAACGTATCACAGTCCATCCTTCCCCAAACTGA
- a CDS encoding cyclase family protein, protein MTSRTRRLVDLSVTLDNNPYTDPPPLLPKIDYVDHQTGAPELLAMFPGLRIEDLPGSEGWAAERLQITTHSGTHMDAPWHYASTTDGGKPAYGIDELPLEWCLRPGVKLDFRHLPDGHVVSAAEIAAELARIEHVLQPLDIVLINTRAGSIFGQPGYLDAGVGIGREATMFLLEQGVRVVGTDAWSWDAPFSHTRARFAATNDASIIWEGHKAGRDIGYGQMEKLTNLECLPAHGFEVSCFPYKIKHASAGFVRAVAIFEE, encoded by the coding sequence ATGACTTCTCGTACTCGTCGACTCGTCGATCTATCGGTCACGCTGGATAATAATCCCTACACCGATCCACCACCGTTGCTGCCGAAAATTGATTATGTCGATCACCAGACCGGCGCGCCGGAACTATTGGCCATGTTTCCAGGACTTCGTATCGAAGATCTTCCCGGAAGTGAAGGCTGGGCTGCTGAACGCCTGCAGATTACAACTCATAGCGGCACCCATATGGACGCACCTTGGCACTACGCCTCGACGACCGATGGCGGGAAACCTGCTTACGGAATTGATGAGCTTCCGTTGGAGTGGTGCTTGCGACCAGGGGTTAAGTTAGATTTTCGTCACTTGCCTGATGGGCATGTGGTGAGTGCTGCCGAAATAGCTGCCGAGTTGGCAAGGATCGAGCACGTGTTGCAGCCGTTGGATATTGTCCTTATCAATACCCGTGCGGGTTCGATCTTTGGCCAACCGGGCTATTTAGACGCGGGCGTTGGCATTGGCCGCGAAGCGACGATGTTTCTGCTTGAGCAGGGTGTACGCGTTGTTGGGACGGACGCCTGGAGTTGGGATGCGCCATTCAGCCATACCCGCGCTCGTTTCGCCGCCACCAATGATGCTTCGATTATCTGGGAGGGGCACAAAGCTGGCAGAGACATTGGGTATGGTCAAATGGAAAAGCTCACCAACTTGGAGTGCTTACCGGCTCATGGATTTGAAGTGTCTTGTTTTCCATACAAAATTAAACATGCCTCGGCGGGTTTTGTACGAGCAGTGGCTATTTTCGAAGAGTGA
- a CDS encoding methyl-accepting chemotaxis protein translates to MDEVVTRAREQFLIVQSDTRSIRDVVERSSSSVQLLDSRMTQIGNITGLISDITNQTNLLALNAAIEAARAGEHGRGFAVVADEVRTLASRTSRAADDIRQMIEGLQNETQNAVGFMKEGVRDVDNSLHLAEDASSENVHLHQAVESMFAIIQQLNNRSLDYGKTIKQVEQSSSEMQQMVVVLQGSAETVRLNANKLQKLVGQFEVST, encoded by the coding sequence ATGGACGAAGTTGTTACCCGTGCCCGCGAGCAGTTTCTTATCGTGCAGTCAGATACGCGGTCGATTCGGGATGTGGTTGAGCGTTCTTCTTCGAGCGTACAGTTGCTTGACAGCCGCATGACGCAAATCGGCAACATTACCGGCTTGATCAGTGACATCACCAATCAGACCAATCTCCTTGCACTCAATGCCGCCATCGAGGCTGCGCGTGCGGGAGAGCATGGGCGAGGTTTTGCGGTGGTTGCCGATGAGGTACGTACTCTTGCCTCACGAACCTCTCGGGCCGCCGACGACATTAGGCAGATGATCGAAGGCTTGCAGAATGAAACGCAAAACGCCGTTGGTTTTATGAAGGAGGGAGTCAGAGACGTAGATAACAGCCTGCATCTGGCCGAAGATGCCTCCTCGGAAAATGTGCATCTGCACCAAGCGGTGGAAAGTATGTTTGCGATCATTCAGCAACTCAACAATCGGAGCCTCGATTACGGTAAGACGATCAAACAGGTCGAGCAGTCCTCCTCAGAAATGCAGCAGATGGTGGTAGTGTTACAAGGCAGTGCTGAGACCGTGAGGCTTAATGCCAATAAACTCCAAAAATTGGTGGGGCAGTTTGAGGTGAGCACCTAG